In one window of Nocardioides panacisoli DNA:
- the dprA gene encoding DNA-processing protein DprA: MTPGDGTGSVARREDAERLARVTISLVAEPGDPVFAGLTHELGGAVFLAALREDADRHEELAAASARLTEVDPDRALDQAARLGVRFVMPGDEEWPAPLEDLAAAGAVQERGGPPVGLWVRGPMRLDRLTASVAVVGSRSATTYGDHVAGEISARLGQEGVPVISGAAFGIDRAAHRGSVSAGAPTAAVLACGADRVYPTAHRDLLDYLAREHAVISEAPIGAAPHRVRFLARNRIIAALSRGTVVVEAAARSGALNTANWAQRLHRPVMGVPGPVTSAASVGVHHQVRTGAAMLVTGGEDVLEVIGAAGEHLIEEPRGPEHARDLLPVRQRQVLDAVPVGGTAGTASIASVAGLAVVQVGRILQALQGHGLVDRSPTGWWLTDAGRA, translated from the coding sequence ATGACGCCGGGTGACGGGACGGGGTCCGTCGCGCGGCGCGAGGATGCGGAGCGGCTGGCCCGCGTCACGATCAGTCTGGTGGCCGAGCCGGGGGACCCGGTCTTCGCAGGGCTCACCCACGAGCTCGGCGGTGCGGTGTTCCTGGCGGCCCTGCGGGAGGACGCCGACCGCCACGAGGAGCTCGCCGCGGCCTCCGCCCGACTGACCGAGGTCGACCCGGACCGGGCACTGGACCAGGCCGCACGACTCGGCGTCCGTTTCGTGATGCCGGGGGACGAGGAGTGGCCGGCGCCGCTCGAGGACCTGGCCGCGGCCGGAGCGGTGCAGGAACGCGGCGGCCCGCCGGTCGGGTTGTGGGTGCGGGGCCCGATGCGACTGGACCGACTGACGGCATCGGTCGCCGTGGTCGGCTCGCGGTCGGCCACGACGTACGGCGACCACGTGGCGGGCGAGATCAGCGCGCGGCTCGGGCAGGAGGGGGTGCCGGTGATCTCCGGCGCCGCGTTCGGCATCGACCGTGCCGCCCACCGCGGATCGGTCAGCGCCGGAGCGCCCACGGCGGCGGTCCTCGCCTGCGGCGCCGACCGCGTCTATCCCACCGCCCATCGTGACCTGCTGGACTACCTCGCCCGCGAGCACGCCGTCATCTCCGAGGCGCCGATCGGGGCGGCGCCGCACCGGGTCCGGTTCCTTGCGCGCAATCGCATCATCGCGGCGCTGAGCCGGGGGACCGTCGTGGTCGAGGCAGCCGCGCGCAGCGGCGCCCTCAACACCGCCAACTGGGCCCAGCGGTTGCACCGCCCCGTGATGGGCGTACCCGGCCCCGTCACCAGTGCCGCATCGGTGGGCGTGCACCACCAGGTCCGCACCGGCGCGGCGATGCTGGTTACCGGGGGAGAGGACGTGCTGGAGGTGATCGGTGCCGCGGGCGAGCACCTGATCGAGGAGCCGCGGGGCCCCGAGCACGCCCGTGACCTACTCCCGGTGCGGCAGCGGCAGGTCCTCGACGCCGTGCCCGTCGGTGGCACCGCCGGCACGGCCTCGATCGCCTCCGTCGCAGGTCTCGCGGTGG